Proteins from a genomic interval of Salmo salar chromosome ssa14, Ssal_v3.1, whole genome shotgun sequence:
- the LOC106569305 gene encoding outer dense fiber protein 2 → MKAMSPEDPFQDSLDDDLDGFSEPGRGSRIRSSVYTKTLEMESNYYGDYGATMNKSPLLKTLMDAEAAANSAAIQLMSFKETLEDDFADSRHSASDNRRMSRQRGLLLEKLEVFKQINKSVRQQLQDLKDAEASRMETDKHIDLLLKKLTQAECDNLYLKGDLNDKEKIVEELMGLRKKEMEYTENAVHATKSVETTRAHLQGQLRSREADNNRLTVQLRGLERQLMAQKMEIDSLRGEISGVSEKAAQEKEVLKKATRAQKRRAQRFEAAVDKCYTKLREKDVQLADVHSERDTWRRQQEQKTDEGVQLDAQIGLLKGQIADITMKLQKERDEFAAANEVLLLKVEKLNAENRNIGLENATLKASIAGLELQLVHSEAALKEENTILQERKDQAEQDQSQVAELQMEVDDLRVKLESVLRETENIREGREAEVEKVESQGEKMRSSLDMKESIHEANSQLQQKVDALQKQMEELQGENQGLVRRLAGQEDALRYSSRHLEQRSADCQALNRELEAALADVRQQVSKVKDKAVSRESSFQTKIQELEDEKSRRANELKQIKQSNQLAEKKFEVRLKDLQLSLDQSESHKQSIQNYVDFLKNSYATMFDEGLPPATSSFGSSYFLK, encoded by the exons ATGAAAGCCATGTCTCCTGAGGATCCCTTCCAGGACTCTTTAGACGATGATCTAGATGGCTTCTCAGAGCCTGGGAGAGGGAGCAGGATACGCAGCAGCGTCTACACTAAAACCCTTGAGATGGAGAGCAACTA TTATGGAGACTATGGTGCAACCATGAACAAAAGTCCCCTGTTGAAAACATTGATGGATGCCGAAGCAGCGGCCAATTCTGCAGCCATACAGCTCATGTCATTCAAGGAGACACTGGAGGACGATTTTGCC GACTCAAGACACTCTGCTTCTGATAACCGGCGGATGTCAAGGCAGAGAGGCCTTCTGCTGGAGAAGTTGGAGGTTTTTAAACAGATAAACAAGTCTGTTCGACAGCAACTCCAAGACCTGAAGGATGCAGAG GCGTCTCGAATggagacagacaaacacatcGATCTCTTACTAAAGAAGCTAACACAAGCTGAGTGTGATAATCTG TATTTGAAAGGAGATTTGAATGATAAAGAAAAAATTGTAGAAGAACTGATGGGTTTGCGGAAGAAAGAAATG GAGTACACAGAGAATGCGGTCCATGCTACCAAGTCTGTGGAGACCACACGTGCTCATCTGCAGGGCCAGCTACGCAGCAGGGAGGCCGACAACAACCGTCTCACTGTGCAGCTCCGG GGTTTGGAGAGGCAGTTGATGGCACAGAAGATGGAGATAGATAGTCTGAGGGGGGAGATCTCTGGTGTTTCGGAGAAGGCAGCGCAGGAGAAAGAAGTCCTGAAGAAGGCCACCCGCGCCCAGAAACGGAGGGCCCAGAGGTTCGAAGCTGCTGTGGATAAATGCTACACGAAGCTGAGGGAGAAA GATGTTCAGCTGGCTGATGTTCATTCAGAGAGGGACACATGGAGGAGACAACAGGAGCAGAAGACAGATGAGGGAGTGCAGCTTGATGCACAGATAGGACTGCTAAAAGG CCAAATAGCAGACATTACTATGAAGCtgcagaaagagagggatgaattCGCTGCTGCAAATGAGGTCTTACTCCTAAAAGTGGAAAAACTCAACGCTGAAAACAGAAACATTGGCCTTGAGAACGCAACCCTCAAG GCGTCCATCGCTGGGCTGGAACTGCAGCTGGTCCATTCTGAAGCAGCCCTGAAAGAGGAGAACACTATCTTACAGGAGAGGAAAGACCAAGCAGAACAggatcagagtcag GTGGCAGAGCTTCAAATGGAGGTGGATGATCTGAGAGTAAAGTTGGAGAGTGTTCTGAGGGAAACAGAGAACatcagagaaggaagagaggcaGAAGTGGAGAAG GTGGAGAGCCAAGGGGAGAAGATGAGATCGTCATTGGACATGAAAGAGTCTATCCACGAGGCTAACTCACAGCTACAGCAGAAAGTGGATGCTCTTCAAAA GCAGATGGAAGAGCTGCaaggggagaaccaggggctggTCCGTAGGCTGGCAGGTCAGGAGGACGCTTTACGCTATAGCAGCAGGCACCTAGAACAGCGCTCAGCAGACTGCCAGGCTCTCAACAGAGAACTGGAGGCCGCTCTGGCCGACGTCAGGCAACAG GTGTCCAAAGTGAAAGACAAAGCTGTTTCCAGAGAAAGTTCCTTTCAGACTAAAATCCAGGAACTGGAGGATGAGAAGAGCAGGAGAGCGAATGAGCTGAAACAGATTAAACAAAGCAATCAGTTG GCTGAGAAGAAGTTTGAGGTGCGTCTGAAGGACCTGCAACTCAGCCTGGACCAATCAGAGAGCCACAAGCAGAGCATTCAGAACTACGTAGACTTTCTCAAGAACTCTTACGCCACCATGTTTGACGAAGGACTACCACCGGCAACGTCTAGCTTTGGATCATCctactttttaaaatga